The following proteins are co-located in the Podarcis raffonei isolate rPodRaf1 chromosome 5, rPodRaf1.pri, whole genome shotgun sequence genome:
- the LOC128414861 gene encoding DNA-directed RNA polymerases I and III subunit RPAC1-like yields the protein MAASRSVEEMRSRVVLGEFGVRNVHTTDFPGNYSGYDDAWDKEKFEKNFRVDVTHMDESTLEFDMVGIDAAIANAFQRILLAEVPTMAVEKVFVYNNTSIVQDEILAHRLGLIPICADPRLFEYKSEEDECDEINTLQFQLKIKCHRNPQAAKESSDPNELYINHKVYSKHMEWVPLGSQADNMNAKFRPVHDDILIAQLRPGQEIDVLMHCVKGIGKDHAKFSPVATASYRLLPEITLLQPIRGEAAERLKNCFSAGVIEVQEIKGQKVARVANARLDTFSREIFRHNDLKNLVRLARVRDHYIFSVESTGVLPPDVLMSEAIKVLIGKCQQFLEELKFIQKK from the coding sequence ATGGCGGCGTCCAGGAGCGTGGAAGAGATGCGGAGCCGGGTGGTCCTAGGCGAGTTTGGCGTCCGCAACGTCCACACAACAGACTTTCCTGGGAATTACTCTGGATATGATGATGCCTGGGACAAGGAGAAGTTTGAAAAGAATTTCAGAGTAGATGTGACGCACATGGACGAAAGCACTTTGGAATTTGACATGGTGGGGATTGATGCTGCCATTGCTAATGCCTTCCAACGCATCTTGCTTGCTGAGGTGCCAACCATGGCCGTAGAGAAGGTCTTTGTGTACAATAACACCTCCATTGTGCAGGATGAAATTCTAGCTCATCGCTTGGGACTGATCCCTATCTGTGCAGATCCTCGTCTCTTTGAATACAAGAGTGAAGAAGATGAATGTGATGAAATTAACACTCTGCAATTCCAGTTGAAAATAAAGTGCCACAGGAATCCTCAGGCAGCCAAGGAATCGTCTGACCCTAACGAACTGTATATCAACCATAAAGTTTACAGCAAGCACATGGAATGGGTGCCACTGGGCTCTCAGGCTGACAACATGAATGCCAAGTTCCGTCCTGTACATGACGACATCCTCATTGCCCAGCTGCGGCCCGGCCAAGAGATCGATGTACTTATGCACTGCGTCAAAGGCATTGGTAAAGACCATGCAAAGTTTTCTCCAGTGGCTACAGCCAGTTACCGGCTATTGCCAGAAATCACTCTACTACAGCCTATCAGAGGAGAAGCAGCTGAGAGGCTGAAGAACTGCTTTTCTGCTGGGGTTATTGAGGTCCAGGAAATCAAAGGGCAAAAAGTGGCAAGAGTGGCTAACGCTCGCTTGGACACATTCAGTAGAGAAATTTTTCGTCACAATGACCTGAAAAACCTTGTGCGCTTGGCTCGGGTGCGAGATCACTACATCTTTTCTGTTGAGTCAACAGGTGTCTTGCCTCCAGATGTGCTGATGAGTGAAGCAATCAAGGTATTGATAGGAAAGTGTCAGCAGTTCCTGGAGGAGCTTAAATTCATCCAAAAGAAATAA